A region from the Methylocystis iwaonis genome encodes:
- the cysW gene encoding sulfate ABC transporter permease subunit CysW, producing the protein MSETAVASLPRAHAGVKVRPVTQDAPATRHLLIATTFLFLLIFLFAPLAVVFSEAMAKGLPTFLETFSEPDAIAAVKLTLIVAAIAVPANLVFGLAAAWSIAKFSFPGKSLLVTLIDLPFSVSPVVSGLVYVLVFGAQGLFGHWLSAHGWQVVFAVPGIVLATIFVTFPFVARELIPLMQEQGTVEEEAALTLGASGFTTFLTVTLPNIKWGLLYGVLLCNARAMGEFGAVSVVSGHIRGSTNTIPLQVEILYNEYNNVAAFALAVLLAGLALVTLGIKTFLEWRHADALAARGRRH; encoded by the coding sequence ATGTCTGAGACCGCCGTCGCATCTCTCCCACGCGCCCATGCGGGCGTGAAAGTGCGTCCCGTCACGCAGGATGCGCCCGCCACGCGCCATCTGCTGATTGCGACGACTTTCCTCTTTCTGTTGATCTTTCTCTTCGCGCCGCTGGCCGTGGTTTTTTCCGAGGCCATGGCCAAGGGTCTGCCGACCTTTCTGGAGACGTTCAGCGAGCCGGACGCCATCGCGGCGGTGAAGCTCACTTTGATCGTCGCAGCCATCGCCGTGCCCGCCAATCTCGTCTTCGGCCTCGCGGCCGCCTGGTCGATCGCGAAATTCTCTTTCCCCGGTAAGAGCCTTTTGGTCACGCTGATCGATTTGCCCTTCTCCGTGTCGCCGGTCGTTTCAGGTCTCGTCTATGTGCTGGTGTTCGGCGCGCAGGGTCTCTTCGGCCATTGGCTTTCGGCGCATGGATGGCAAGTGGTGTTTGCCGTGCCGGGCATTGTGCTCGCGACGATTTTCGTCACCTTTCCCTTCGTCGCGCGCGAGCTCATTCCGTTGATGCAGGAGCAGGGAACTGTGGAAGAAGAAGCGGCGCTTACGCTCGGCGCTTCGGGCTTCACCACCTTCCTCACCGTGACGCTGCCCAATATCAAATGGGGCCTGCTCTACGGCGTGCTTCTGTGCAACGCCCGCGCAATGGGCGAATTCGGCGCCGTCTCCGTCGTCTCCGGTCATATTCGCGGCTCGACCAACACAATTCCGCTTCAGGTGGAGATTCTCTACAATGAGTACAACAACGTCGCCGCTTTCGCGCTCGCGGTTCTCCTTGCAGGGCTGGCGCTCGTCACGCTCGGAATCAAAACTTTCCTCGAATGGCGGCACGCCGACGCTCTCGCAGCGCGCGGAAGGCGGCACTGA
- the cysT gene encoding sulfate ABC transporter permease subunit CysT translates to MTSPTFAGRNARRFKAPSVIPGFGLTFGYTLLYLGLVVLFPLATLVWRSSGLGFSGLYHIAIEPRVAASLQTTFSIAFLAAIIDLIFGLIVAWTLTRYDFPGRRLLDAFVDLPFALPTAVAGISLAALYAPNGWFGAPLADIDVKIAFTRWGILVALVFIGLPFVVRTVQPIISELEVELEEASGTLGASRLQTVVRVLLPPLVPALLTGFALAFARGVGEYGSVIFISGNIAYVSEIAPLLIVVKLEQYDYAGATGIATIMLAISFIALLVINLIQAWSRKRFGHV, encoded by the coding sequence GTGACCTCCCCGACCTTCGCAGGACGCAACGCTCGGCGCTTCAAAGCGCCGAGCGTCATCCCCGGCTTCGGCCTCACCTTTGGCTACACGCTGCTCTATCTGGGGCTTGTCGTGCTGTTTCCCCTGGCGACGCTGGTGTGGCGTTCGTCGGGGCTCGGATTTTCCGGCCTTTATCATATTGCCATCGAGCCGCGCGTGGCGGCGTCTCTGCAGACAACCTTTTCGATCGCCTTTTTGGCGGCGATCATCGATCTCATCTTCGGCCTGATCGTCGCCTGGACGCTGACGCGTTACGATTTCCCCGGCCGGCGCCTGCTCGACGCTTTCGTGGACTTGCCTTTCGCTTTGCCCACGGCCGTCGCGGGCATCTCGCTCGCCGCGCTTTACGCGCCCAACGGCTGGTTCGGCGCGCCGCTCGCGGATATTGACGTGAAGATCGCCTTCACGCGCTGGGGCATTCTCGTCGCGCTCGTCTTCATCGGCCTGCCCTTTGTCGTGCGCACCGTGCAGCCGATTATTTCCGAACTCGAAGTCGAACTCGAAGAAGCCTCCGGCACGCTTGGCGCCTCGCGCCTGCAAACGGTCGTGCGCGTGCTTTTGCCGCCGCTCGTGCCCGCGCTGCTGACCGGCTTCGCGCTCGCCTTCGCACGCGGCGTCGGCGAATATGGCTCGGTGATCTTCATCTCTGGCAACATTGCTTATGTGTCGGAGATTGCGCCGCTGCTGATCGTCGTGAAGCTGGAGCAATATGACTACGCCGGCGCCACGGGCATTGCGACCATCATGCTCGCCATTTCCTTCATCGCGCTGCTCGTCATCAATCTGATCCAGGCCTGGAGCCGCAAGAGGTTCGGTCATGTCTGA